The genomic stretch CATCAAAACATGCGATAGGGGACCATAATAATATAGGGTGCATATGAGAAAGTGGCGCCGAGATTGGGCGCCACCGAGTGGCGCCGtatcattattataatattattaactaattaaatagtacttatttgtaattattttaatcaaTATGCATAAAATGTCAATTGGAGACTGACTAGTTATAATATTTCGTAAATTAGTGAATCAAAAATTATTTTCAGATGCTTATTATATACTCTCCTTTTGTTTTTCTTATACAACGTTTTACAATCATGTTTATAAGGGTGAAGTTTGTTACCCGTCATTTGTGGTTATTATTATCGAATGATATGTAGATAATAATGGATCTTGAATATCAAATACGAGTAACATATTAAAAACATTTCTAATACAGAACGATAAACAAATGAacgagacacccaaaaatgaaataaccgGAACAGAGAAAGTACCTTCTTGAGTCCGGCAAGCATGGTGAAATCAATCTCATTTTTCTCTCCAATAACCTCATTGATTTCTTGCCTTAATTCATCTTGCCAATTTGGGTACATAGCCAATAACATCAATGTCCATGTCATTGCTAATGCAACAGTCTCATGCCCTCCAAAGAAAAATGTCTTGCATTCATCAATTAATTCTCTATTTGTCAAATTCTTGACAAATTGTCCATCAACATGATCTCCACCCTCTAATAATAACCCTAATAAATCATGTTGAGGTTCAACTCCAATAATTTTTCTTCTTACATTTATAATTGATAATAAAATATCATCAATTTCTTGTCCAAGTCTTTTTGCTTCTAGGGTTTCCTTCATGCACATAATGTGACCTAATGGCACCCCTACATAACGAGTGTGCTTGAATAGGCTAATTTGCATTGCTCTTAATTTTTCAAATAATATATTTCCGGCTTCATTATCGATTCCAAAATTAGTTCTAGCGATAATCTTCCCTGCTAATGTTGAGGTTTCTCTCTCAATATCGAGTTCTATCTTGTTCGAGTTGGAAAGGAGACTACTCCAGCTGTCGATCATCTTGTTAGTTGATTCCACCATTGAATTTGCCATGCCCTAGAGTTCAAAATGAATCaatttgttattttattatactttatttattattactaacaTTTGATTTCTCATGAAATTGTCTTATATTCGCGATATATCTCAATAAATGAGCCCCATATAATTAATCTGTTTTATGCTGATATGTCCATCTTAAGAGAAATCAACTGTATAATTGATAAAAGCGGAATTGTCGTATATAAATACCTTTAAATTCGCGGAGGAAAAAGCAGGAGTGATGATGTGCCTATGACGAACCCATGTAGAACCCTCAATCATATTAAGACCATATTCTCCAAACATGGGAATTCTATCACTTTTGAATGCATTAGATTTTCCCCAATTCTTAGCCACCACACATCCTGACATTTGCTTTAAAAATTCCGGGTCTGCTACGTATAAGAATGGCTCTACTCCCATCCAGTAAACGAATACTTTCCCTGTATATATATTAGATCGAGGTGTTAGTATATCATACTATCTCAAATCAAACTAACGGTCATTTTTAGTCGCAAATGTTGTTGACTGCATGTGAAATAAATGGTGATACTGATACTCATGTATATTGGATACAATTTCGATAAGATTGTAATATACGAGTAGTATATATGTTAAACAAAGTTATACTTTAGCGAGTTCACAATTCACAAGTTTAAAAAATTGGGTCTTTTGCCAAAATAA from Silene latifolia isolate original U9 population chromosome 5, ASM4854445v1, whole genome shotgun sequence encodes the following:
- the LOC141656631 gene encoding cytokinin hydroxylase isoform X2 — translated: MSTLLQFVFGILFVLLWKLVHVFYFAPIGVYKKLRKNGFDGPNPSFPLGNLGDMKKMIIESKSSSQMSSGLISHDIHSSSLPYFARWKKLHGKVFVYWMGVEPFLYVADPEFLKQMSGCVVAKNWGKSNAFKSDRIPMFGEYGLNMIEGSTWVRHRHIITPAFSSANLKGMANSMVESTNKMIDSWSSLLSNSNKIELDIERETSTLAGKIIARTNFGIDNEAGNILFEKLRAMQISLFKHTRYVGVPLGHIMCMKETLEAKRLGQEIDDILLSIINVRRKIIGVEPQHDLLGLLLEGGDHVDGQFVKNLTNRELIDECKTFFFGGHETVALAMTWTLMLLAMYPNWQDELRQEINEVIGEKNEIDFTMLAGLKKMGWVLNEVLRLYPSSPNAQRQTRGDIQVGNVVIPNGTNIWIDVVAMHHDQAIWGDDVNEFKPERFNGDIYGGSKHKMGYLPFGFGGRMCIGRNYALMEYKIVMSSILRKFTFEISPSYVHCPTYFFSFRPGSGVPLIVRGI